A region from the Tachyglossus aculeatus isolate mTacAcu1 chromosome 5, mTacAcu1.pri, whole genome shotgun sequence genome encodes:
- the B3GALT6 gene encoding beta-1,3-galactosyltransferase 6: MNVPRLVCRHKTALGLGALSLFAAVLLYLAKCTSEGLRPGPALGPPNRAQPSQDVAVEARTFLAVLVASGPKAAERRSIIRSTWLSGPRRGRPGDVWGRFVVGTAGLPADQLRGLELEQARHGDLLLLPQLRDSYDNLTAKALEMYAWLDRHLDFQFVLKADDDTFARLDALLEELRAREPARRRRLYWGFFSGRGRVKPGGRWREGAWLLCDYYLPYALGGGYVLSADLVRFLSLSRDYLHAWQSEDVSLGAWLAPVDVQRVHDPRFDTEYKSRGCDNKYLVTHKQSIEDMLEKHQTLAREGKLCKEEVRLRLSYVYDWAVPPSQCCQRKDGIP, from the coding sequence ATGAACGTGCCGCGCCTCGTGTGCCGTCACAAGACGGCCTTGGGCCTGGGCGCCCTGTCTCTGTTCGCCGCCGTGCTGCTCTATCTGGCCAAGTGCACGTCGGAGGGCctcaggcccggcccggcccttggGCCCCCCAACCGGGCCCAACCCTCACAGGACGTGGCCGTCGAGGCCCGCACCTTCCTGGCCGTGCTGGTGGCCAGCGGGCCCAAGGCGGCCGAGCGGCGCAGCATCATCCGCAGCACGTGGCTGTCGGGCCCCAGGCGGGGCCGCCCGGGCGACGTGTGGGGCCGCTTCGTGGTGGGCACGGCCGGGCTGCCGGCCGACCAGCTGAGGGGCCTGGAGCTGGAGCAGGCCCGCCACGgcgacctcctcctcctgccccagctcCGGGACTCCTACGACAACCTGACGGCCAAGGCGTTGGAAATGTACGCCTGGCTGGACCGCCACCTGGACTTCCAGTTCGTGCTCAAGGCCGACGACGACACCTTCGCCCGGCTGGACGCGCTGCTGGAGGAGCTCAGGGCCCGGGAGCCGGCCCGCCGACGCCGGCTCTACTGGGGCTTCTTCTCCGGGCGGGGCCGGGTCAAGCCCGGGGGCCGCTGGCGGGAGGGGGCCTGGCTCCTGTGCGACTACTACCTGCCCTACGCCCTGGGCGGCGGCTACGTCCTGTCCGCCGACCTCGTGCGCTTCCTCAGCCTCAGCCGCGACTACCTGCACGCGTGGCAGAGCGAGGACGTGTCCCTGGGCGCCTGGCTGGCCCCCGTGGACGTGCAGCGGGTCCACGACCCGCGCTTCGACACCGAGTACAAGTCCCGCGGCTGCGACAACAAATACCTGGTCACGCACAAGCAGAGCATCGAGGACATGCTGGAGAAGCACCAGACCCTGGCCCGGGAGGGCAAGCTCTGCAAGGAGGAGGTCAGGCTGCGCCTGTCCTACGTCTACGACTGGGCCGTGCCCCCCTCGCAGTGCTGCCAGAGGAAGGATGGCATCCCCTGA